The Pan troglodytes isolate AG18354 chromosome 19, NHGRI_mPanTro3-v2.0_pri, whole genome shotgun sequence region ATCTACAGCTTCATCAGACCCCCAGGTGATTCTGTAAGCTGGGTGGTGACAGGGGTACGGCAAGGGTGTgtgagggcagagggcagagggctggTTGCAGGCCTTCTCCCAAACATGCCTTCACTCCCGCCCTCTCTCTCCCTGCGCTCCCTCACCAACAGCCCAAGACCTCTCTTCCAGCTCTCTACGCCTTCCTGCCACTGAGATTTAAATGCCTGAAAGCCTCTCTCATGGTACAtgacacattttatatatgttaattacTAGTATTTTTAGTGGTTTTCAAAAGAAACTTTAGTGTCTCTCATATTGTAGGCAATCTAACATTTTGCTCACGCGCCCTGTGTGTCTGAAAAGCCTTTACTCCTTGTGAAAATCCTACCCATCTTTCAAAGACCAGTTcaattttaatgtttgttttttttttgagacagagtcttgctttgtcgcccaggctgcagtgcagtggcacgatcatggctcactgcagcctcgacttcctgggcccaagtgatccttgcacctcagcctcccaagtagctgggactacaggtgcatgccatcacgcccagctaggttttttatttttgcagaggcGGTGTCTCcatatgttgctcaggttggtctcaagcaatcctcttgccacagcctcccaaagtgctgggattacaggtgtgagccctgtACCTAGCCAACTTTTTCTTTAAGACCCTTTCTCTTTCATTATTTGATCAAAAACAAATCTGACTTTCTCTGAACTTctgaacagaaataaaatgaatctcCTACTACATTGACCTAATCAACACACGTCTCCCGTTCCCTGTCAAGACACCATGGAGGTGGATGTTGTGTGAAGGTAGGAGCAGAGGTTTGAATTTGGGAAGACTGGGTCTACATCCTGGCTACTGGGCTCTGTGACTTCACATACACCCTCAAGCTTTCTGACACAACATTCTTTATCTCTTTGAAATACTCTAATAATAAGAAATACCTGgcctggagcggtggctcacgcctgtaatcccaggactttgggaggctgaggtgggtggatcacttgaggtcaggagttcgagaccagcctggccaacatggtgaaaccccatctctactaaaaatacaaaaaattagctgggcgtggtggcaggcgcctgtaatcccagttactcgggaggctgaggcaggagaatcccttgaaccccaaagacaggggttgcagtgagccaagatggcacctctgtctccagcctgggagacagagcaagactccgtttcaaaaaaaagaaccaaaaaaacaaacaaaaaaattagttggatgtggtggcaggcgcctgcccagctactgaggaagctgaggcaggagaatcacttgaactcgggaggcggaggttgcagtgagaaaagatcgcgccattgcactccagcctgagtgacagagggagactctgtctcaaaaaacaaaaaacaaaagaaagaaaagaaagaaagatcactTATTATCCTCCCTTCCTATCCCTTACAGTGCCTAATACCAAGGTTGATGCTTAAATACTTGCTGACTGACAGCTTAAGTGGCCAAGTTTTATGTTTACTTGAGCCACTCAGCCTTGCAGAGATTTTCTGGGTTCCTTGGCCACAGACAATACAGTTTCCAAATGTGAACATGAAGGACTAGATAAAAACCTGGGGTTTGTATCAACACAATCTAGGTCCAAGCCTGGAATGACTGTCAGGAACGCTGGGGAATCAGGAATATTCTAAACCTATCTGCCAAGAACACTCTGAATATCCACTGCCAGAGGTGCAGGTAGTGTCTGCTTCATTGACACCCACAAATAGATGTGAAGCAACCTTTTGCAGACATGGCAGCtcgcacctgcaatctcagcacttagggaggcagaggccgaaggattgcttgagcccaggagttctcaCCTGAGCAACAGTGATAtgcctgtctccacaaaaaaaaaataataataataaaagttgaagTCCTTCTGGATAGGAAGGTTAAGGATGCCTTTCCTAGCCCCTAGCATAGAGAAGAGAACTGAAGTGGTAGGGAATGAGTAACAGgcaaaggggccaggcatggtggctcatacctgtgatcccagcactttgggaagctgaggtgggaggacttcttgaacccaggagttcaagaccagcccaggtaacatagcaagacaccatcttaatttaaaaaaaaaaaaaaaaaaagaggcaaagggATGATGGTAGTTGTGGCTCACCGTCTGTTTGAAGCCGACAGCTGTGTGCTGAGGGGCCTTGCGAAGGGCGTTGGTCATCGTTCTCCGGGCCTCTGAGTACTCCAGCTGGATGGCTTTGATTCGCCCTGGGAATGGAGGAGAGGAGAGTTGGTCAACAGAGTAGGGTCATCCAACTCCCCACCGACAAGCCAGGGTGCCAAATGGGCCTCTTACGCACCACCCCTTGGAAAATTTGCACCAGGCAGGCCTGAGACACCTTCTGATTTATGGGTTGGGCCCCTCTGCTCACCTGTGTAGTAGAGGTACCTGGCCCACTCATTGTTGTTGGCCTGCTCTGGGAACACAGACTTGGACACCAGCTTCTCAGCCTGGTCGTACAAGCTGTAGTGTAGGTAATTCCGCAGCAGGAGGTTCAACAGGGTGGCCTGCCCGTCTGCGTCATGCCGAAGCGTAGCTGTCCGGAGCCGAGCATGCAAGAAGcttcaagaaggaaagaaagatgtcAAAGCCTTCAAATCACAACTCTCTGAACTGCCTTtaactcttctctctttctcaattCCTTAAAAAAGTTATACAAATTGCTTTTCTGGTTATTTGCTGAATACTGTTAATTATTGAGTGCCTAAGGTGTACAGCACTATTCTGGGTGCGAAAAAGGGACAAAACCCTGCCCTTAGGGAATGCAGTGCAGTGGGGGAGGCAATGGTCATGAGAAAGAAGCACAGCCTGCAGTGTGGCAGAAGACGGGAGGCCTGTGAGGCCAGGGGAACTGCAATGGGGAATGCAGGACGTGAGAAAGATGAGTCGAACTTTTCAATAGCTTGGCCAAGGCAGGACTCACTGAGAAGGGATCAGTTAAGGGAAGGCTTGAAGGAGGCGGAGAGAAGAGTGTTCTGGACAGAGGggcagccagtgcaaaggctctGAAGAAGAGTGTGCCGGGCACACCAGAGGAAAGGCAGGCCAGTGGGgctgaggagcaggaggaggtgaAGTCTGGGAGGTCAAAATGGAGCAGATCATGTCAGGCCTTATGAGGTATTGTAAGGACTTTGTCTTTCCTTGAGACGGGAAGCCACTGCAGGTTTTGAGCAAAGAAGTAAAATGTTTTCTAGCCTGTCCCTCCACCCCTAACCCACCCTCAGTCCTACCTTGATGTGGGGTGAAGGGAAGAATCTGGGGACAGTTCTTTACAGCCCAGCAGCGACCCACTTCTTCATCTAGCACCAGTCTCTCTCCCACACCTCTCATGTGGTGCAGGGCATGGGAACCACTGCCCCTCTTCCCTGCTTACATCTACAGGTTCTTCGCCCTCTGCAGATTCACAGCTGTGTGCTTGTGACTGACCAAGTCTCTGACCCCACGGACCCCAAGTGAGATCCTTGGCTGCCTGTACCTGCGCACCACATCCAGCTTGTCCAGGAACTCATAGACCCGGGCGTGATAATAGTAACACTTTGCGGCTACAAGGTCTAGGGCCCGGCGGTTCTGAGTACTGATCTTCTGCATCAGGTCATCAGAGATCTTCTGTGCCTGGGGAGGAAGCCAAAAGAGAATCaagtggcagttcctcaaaaggatAAACATGGAGTTGTCATTTGAGCCAGCAATTCCTATCCTAGGTATGCAAGCCAAGAGAACTGGAAACTTAGGTTCACATAAAAGCATGTACACGaatgttcacagaagcattattcataaccAAAGAGTAGAAACAACCCAGGTGCCCGTCagctgatgaacagataaacaaaatgtggcacatccaCACGagggaatattactcagccttaaaaaggaaggaagtactgacacacactacaacatgggtcaaccttgaaaacatgatgccaagtgaaaaaagccagaaacCAAGGGCACATGGtgtgtaattccatttacatgaaatgtccagagtaAGTAAATCCTCAATAGAGACAGGGCAGATTAgtagctgccaggggctgggtaaGGGGAAAATGAAAAGTGACTACTAATACGTATGGTGTTTCTttgtggggtgatgaaaatgttctggaattagggGTGGATATACAACTTTGGgaatatactaaaacccactAAATTGtagtatactttatttatttgtttgacggagtctcgctctgtcaccaggctggagtgcagtggcacaatcctggctcaccacaacctccgcctccctggttcaagcaattcccctgcctcagccttctgagtagctggggctacaggcacatgccaccacgcccagctaattttttgtatttttagtaaagacagggtttcaccatgttggccaggatggtcttgattgtctgacttcatgatctgcctgccttggcctcccaaagtgctgggattacaggcgtgagccaccatacgtGGCCTGTAGTACACTTTAAAGgggtgaattatatctcaaaaacaaacagccaagtacagtggcacgtgcctgtaatcccagctacatgagaggctgaggcgggaggattacctgagcccaggagttcaagaccagcttggttaacatagcaagaccccatctccaataaaaacaaaacagtgggccaggcgcagtggctcatgcctgtaaccctaacactttgggaggctgagcccaggaaatcacttgagcccaggggttggagaccagcttggcaagaaggtgaaatcctgtctctacaaaaaaaatgcaaaaattagctgggcgtggtggcacatgcctgtagtcccagctacccaagaagctgaggtggaaggatcacttaagccggggaggtcaaggctgcagtgaactgtgatcacaccactgccctccagcatgggcaacaaagcaagacccaatctcaaaaaaacccccaaccaaacaacaaccaaaaatagTGTGGTaaggaaaggaaacaaaccaGGGAATTAAGGAGTGCGACTTACTTCCTGAGTGTGCTCCTGTGACAGTGGCTATGATGAACAAAGAAGCTGGCCCTAGCTGGGGGAGTGGTGGAAGTGCAGTTTGCAAAATGGAGCTATTAGTCCATaataacagctaccatttatGAAAATATCATGAAAGCTTACTATATGCAGATCATTGTGCTAAGTATttctaaacaaattattttatgtaacgCTAACCATCTTGTAAGGTAGGCACTATTATCCCCAGCTTACACATAGCTGGGAGAAATTAATTTGCCTAGGGTATGGCTGGGATTGGAACCCAGGTCTTTCTGTCTCCAAATGCCCCTACTTTTCCCCAAGAATGTACTACGCTGGTATCCCCCACAGACCGGTACAGCGTGACCACTGCAAGCCCTGTCCCACAGTGCCCAGAGCAAGAGTGGGTTCTCCCGGGATGTGGGATCAAACGCATACCTCTATGGGGAAAGAGTGTGGGGGACAGTTCTTAAGAATCAatgattatttccatttcttcaccAGGGACCATCTCCCCACCAAACCCCTTGCATCACTTGGGGCTTATGAATCGCTCTCACTGCATCCTGGATACCTCTTTGTAGCGCTTGCTGTTCATCATGAAGATGACCATGAGGAGTTGGAGATAGGCTTCCACTTCAGGCAGGAGGGGTGTCGACGCAGCTTTTCCCGTGCGGGGACGGAACTGTAAATCAGCCTCTGTGTCCATGGGCTAGGAGAGGACAGAAGTCACCATGGAAAAGCTCAGTCTGATCAAGTAACCAAGAATTTATTGAGCATCCACTATGTATTTCAACATATTGATTGAGTGTCTACCATGTGCCAAGATTTTGTTAGGTGCTagggataaaaaaataaagatgacagtCTTTCCCAAAGAAATCAAGgaggagctgggtgtggtggctcacgccggtagtgccagctacctggaaggctgaggcaggagaatgcttgaggccaggaatttgagaccagtctgggcaacacagtgagaccccatctctcaaaaaataaaaaagaactagccaggcatggtggcatgcacctgtattcccagctactcgggaggctgaggcaggaggactgcttgataccaggagtttgagcctgcacTGGGCCATAAGTgtgccactgtgcttcagcctgggtgacagagcaagaccccatctcaaaaaaacaaaacaagtcaaGGATGCTggcaatataatattaataaacacAATAAAGTGTTACAGGAGAATAAAAAATTTCTTTACACAACATAATGGAGACAAAGGACGATGTAAGGAACCTTCAAAGAGGCTACAACCTAAGTGGAGACAttaaaccaccacacctggatccACTGCAAATACTACTGGACAGGGCTGAACGAAATAATTCTAGAGATGAAATCAGAATAATGAGACCAAAAAATTGTTTCTTGTGGGAACAAAGAAAATTTAGGGAAAGTCAACatataaacaaaacatattttcatattttgtcaCTGACACTGGAAAAAATAATGTGTTACAGTCACCCCCCAAAATAATCACGTTTCATGAGTTTAGAGATGTGAAGGTCAGAAAATATTCAAGGTGGAGTTGGGGGAACAGTACGTTTTTCCCCTTTCCCAGACAAGAAACTCTTCACTGCCCTACCTCCAGGGATGTTCTGAGTTTCCCCATCCACGGAGCTGACTGAGTATACAGGATTTTAAGGACATGCAGGTGCTGGAAGGTCAGTGGAATTGGAGAAGGCTGAGAACTGGCCCATGCCATGAATCATGAGGGAGAGTTTACAGCTACAGAGGATAAGGAGAGGTCTCTCCTGGCACGGAggcgccaccaccaccaccaccaaactgACTTCGTCTGCATTcactacgtgccaggcactgctctaggaGCTTTATACTGCCCGCTTCCCAATCCGTTCATCACatttaacaaatgaagaaaatgaggcacagcaAAATGAAGTCACTCGCCCAAGTCCCACAGGTACTAACTGTCAGGGTTTGGATTCAAATTCAACTCTACCTCTAAaatctgtggggttttttttgttttgttttgaggtagGGGGgtcaccctgtcacctaggctagagtgcagtggtgcaatcttggttcactgcaatctccacctcctgcattcaagtgatcctcctgcctcagcttcccgagtagctgggactacaggcaggtgccaccatgcctggctaatttttgtactttttgcagagacagggtctcgccatgtcgcccaggctggtctcaaactcctgggcgggcagattgtttgaatccaggctggactcaaacgatctgctcgcctcagcctcccaaagtgctgggatgacgatgttagccactgtgcccgcctcagcctcccaaagtgctgggaagacaggtgtgagccactgtgcccggccctgacaGCTGTGCTCCTCCTAACCACTGTTCTCTACCTCCTCCATGGTGAAGCTTCAGAGGAAAGAGGCAGCAGCACCTTCTCTCTCCTAGAACAACAGAGAGGTCACCCAACGCAACCTCAACTGGAGTAGGGGGTACAGGTTGCAGGGTAGTGGGAAATGAGTTTGGCTGGGAGGGTCCTGATCCCCTGACTTGGAAGAATGACACTACAGGGCAGTGGACGGTTCCCTTGTCACTGTGCAGATGAGTATTCAAATGGACTGCTTTGGCTTCTCTCCTCATGCTACCACAGGTAATAAGATGGGACTTTAGGATGGAAAACAATGCTGTTCCTGGAGATCTGAGGCCAGGCCTGCACCCTTTAAGTTGGCCTGACTCactcacctcttccaggaaggggAGCAAGAAGTCTCGAGTGGCATTATTTGAAGTGAAGAAGCCCTGCAGAGCCTTATACAGAACATAGTGGTTGAGGCGGCGTGATGTGGAAGGCAGCATCCGCAGGGCCCGCAGCACGAATCTCGGCTCCTTGCCTGAAACCGCTTTCTCTAGCTGTTTCACGTGCTCCTTGATGTCTGAAGAGgagcagagaagaaaatgatGTCACTTTCACTCCTAGTCCCCCACCACTCCAGGcaaggagttctttttttttttttttttttgagacggagtctcactctgtcgcccaggctggagtgcagtggtgtgatctcggctcactgcaagctccgcctgctgggttcacaccattctcctgcctcagcctcccgagtagctgggactacaggcacccgccaccacgcctggctaaattttttgtatttttagtagagacggggtttcaccgtgttagccaggatggtctcgatctcctgacctcctgatctgcccgccttggcctcccaaagtgctgggattataggcgtgagccaccgtgccagccagGCAAGGAGTTCTAAGGAGCCTCTCACAGAGGGGCAAAATGCGACCACTCACCTTTTCTGCCCTAATGGGGTCCATAATATTTACAGATTCCACACACTGATTTTAAGACATAACCAAGTGGCAAGAAACACATACAGTGGGGATGCAGGATGGGGTAGAGGAtgacagaggaagaaaggaaaaaccaaTTAACTACAGAAACCTGGAGTCCAGATTTATCAGATCTTAATGGAAAAGACTTTCTAAATGTGAACAATGGGAGAAATCACATACGCACAAAAGATTAATGGGCttgacttcatttaaaaaaacccttTTAGATAACTGtgtatacaaaagaaaaatattttcaacaaatgtgatCAAagattcatatttttattctataaagaGCTTGTATAAATGGTTAAGAGATATAATGGTATAATGATTatattgccacaatttcaaaacaaaaatggagacGAACTAACATACAAAGAGGAAAAATAGCTAACAGACAAAAATTATATTCCATTAGTATTTGAGTAATTGCaaagggaaacatttttaaactaccaaatttgtaacattaaaaaaattataggtggggcacagtggctcacgcctgtaatcccagtacgttgggaggctgaggagggcggatcattaAGGgtagcagttcgagaccagcctggccaacatggtgaaacccagtctctactaaaaataaaaaaattagccgggcgtggtggtgggtgaccgtaatcccagctactcaggaagctgaggcaggagaatcgcttgaacttgggaggcagaggttgcagtgagccgagattgcgccattgcactccagcctggaaaacagagcaagactccgtctcaaaaaaaaaaaaaaaaaattatagagtacAGTGAAAACTACATTTCTCCTGGTATAATGTAAATCAGCACAGTTTTTCTGGACGATAACTATCAAAAACCTTTAAAATGTTCAGCCTTTTAAACTCAGGCATATAGGTTTTGGTGGGAATCTGTActgaagaaataattataaaagtagaTTTTTTAAGTTGGGCACAAAGATGATTGCTTCAAAGCTATTTATGATAGCAAGAAACTAGAAACAGTTTAAATGCAAAGCAATAAGGGAATGCAATCAATGAGTAGTTTCTTAGGCACTTCTGTATATTCAGCGATTAGCACAGGGTATCTGGGCCACACTAATGATATAAATAATAACAGCTGATATTTATGTGCTAGGCACAGTTTTAAGCATTTTAATGTTCACAACAACCCAATAAAGTACTGTACTATTActcgtatttatacagatgagggAACTAATTCCAGAACTTGTACTCTTAACCATTATATtgggtattcaataaatgtttctggaaTAAATTGAATGCTGATTATGTTTACGAATGTTAATGAAAacacataaaattcaaaatttatatttagttATGCCTTGATACAAACTGTATACATAACTTGCTCTCAATTATAGGAGAACAGCTcaaaaattcacaagaaaaaatgtTAACCATGTTTTTTATCCCCTGCTTTTAACTTCTCATATATTCCACAATTTCTGCAATGAATATGAATTACtttacaagaagaaaatgaagtgcCTGTAATAAACACACCCAGTAGGCAATGCTGAGTGGCACCTTTGACATTGCTGCCACTACTTTAGGTAAAAGGATCTCTATTAAATATCGATCCTGTTGCTCAACTTTACAGTAAGAGCTGATGTAGTCAACACCATCACATCCTCAAAAGCACCACCTAGGAGGATAACTTTGCTTATCTCAATGTTTTTGAGCTAGTTTCTCACGCATTTTAGTGAAAAGAAAACCTAGTAAGTAGTCTGGTCCCACTTGATCCAGAACCAGGAAAATGGCACCAGGATCACAGTGGGAAGCTCTCACTTTGCCCACTTCAAATGGAAACAGGACGCTCTAAGTGGGGAAAGTAAAACATGAACTTGGAGGAACAAGAGGACTACAGACACTCGAAACAGGAACCTCGGAGAAAAGAAATAGGAGACACCGGTATATAGGAGTTTAGGCCAAAGGTGAGTAttacaaaaccaaacaaagatgACACCCGAAAAGTTTTAGGTGTGTATGTACTTAAACCCTTTAGAAACAGAGGGGCAGTAAGGACCTGAAGGGAGAAGACAGCAAGGGGACTGTTGGGACACTTCAGTTAGAGAAGTAGGAAACAAGATACTAAGTCGAAATGGTTCATTCGGGGGAGTGTGCTAAAGGCAGCTAGGACAACAAAAATCTGCTGTACAGTTTTAAAACTCAGGAGTCAATATTCTAGGTCATCCTGGCCCTgtttacacacagacacaaacactgGTTTCCAGCGGGAACAATCAGTCATATATTGGAGGCGCTAATATCAGTCGGGTGGGATATAAACGGAATAGGTCAGAGGGGAGGACTTAGAAGAGGGAGTCCCCAGGCCCACTGGGACCTAGATATAGATGCAACCCCAGATATGGGGatggaggggatgggaggggagtgGTTCCCAGCCTGGAGAGAAGGTTCAGTCATTGGGCCTGGAGTCGGGAGTGTCGGGGCAGTGGGAGCAGGTATCTGGGGGTGATCCCAAAGAACTGAGGGTGGTGGAGGCTGCTGTGGCTTCCCAGCAAGAAGCCAAATCACAGGGGTCGCTGTCACCCGCGATCGCGGCACGTTCCCGGCCTGGGCTGCCGTACCCTCCAAGGTGACTGTGTCCAGCTCTCGCTGGGAGTGCTCAGCCGCTGCCGCCGCCGTCTTGCCGTCTGCCTCCCCCGTTGACCCGCCACCCGTCGCTGCCTCCTCTTTCATCTCCACATCCTGGGGGGCCGGCGGCGGTGGGGGTTCTTGTTCTCCTCCGCCGGGCGGCGGTTTCGCCTTGTCGGCGCCGCGGCGCCGCGCCGAGCCCTCCTGCTTCATGGCACCCGGGGTCACGGCCTAGTCCGGGGACCGAGGCCGGGGCCTCGCGTTAACCCTCGCACCGGGGACCAGGAGCCGAGCCGGGCCTGCACACGAGCGCGAGATAGCGTCGGGCCGCACGATGACGGAGCAGCTGCAAACCCCTTCCCGGCGCTGGGCCTTCTGGGAAACGCCAGGCCCGGCAGGCCGATGGCCGAGTCAACAAAGGGGAAATAAATCCACAGCCGAGGTGCAGGATGAAGGAGGAGCTTCGAGGAAGGAGCGGGGAGGAGCCTTTATGGGTTCGTGGGGCTTTCTTTCGAGCGCTTAAGTGTGATGCTTTTATGTTCCTCTCGAGTGCATTTCTGTGGGCGTCCACGAGAGGTCCCCTCAGGCTCCAATCTGGGTTACAAAGGACTTTAAGAGCCCCTCAACCAGCGTGGAGTGGGTACAGCCTATCCGAGCGCGGGATGAGATGACGTCACGAGTTGCCGGGCGGGTTTTGCGCCCAAGTTCGCTCAATTTTCCCCGGTCGCGGCGGGGTCTCCTTCCAGATCCGCTGGGCTTGTGCTCAACGGCTGCCGGGCGCATCcggcaggagggaaggaaagaaggctgTGAAGGAGGGACGTGAAGCTAGGGCTGTTGGGCTTAAAATAAACCGAACTGGAGAGTAGGAAGACCCCTATGGGATCCGGACTTCCTTGGTTAGATTTGAGTTTAGTGCTGAACATAAGGCATACAATTTCTGCAGGCTGGGAGTGCCGATAGGTAGGAACGTGCATTTGCGTAGAATCACTCCAGTTTAACAAAATATAGGGGTCCACCCTATGTACGGCCCACGGTTAGCAAATAGGGAGGTGAAAAACAGCTCAAGAATGTAGTATACGGGGGAGTCAGATGGTTAGATAAGCAGACACTGTACTCTGAGCTGCGGTGGATTGGGAGTGTTGAGGAAAGAGGGTGGGAGCCCCTACTGGCAGACGCTTTAGGGAGCCCATTGAGAGGGCTTTTATACATCCAGACAGACATTGTGAAATGGGGAACAGAATAATGGTGTGCCTAAGGACAGAATGATGGTTTACTTAGTGGTGTACCTAAGGGGAAGCAAATTGGACAAGAAACCCTACCCACTTATTTTTCAAAGGACTCCCCCACTGGTTCTGCAGGGAAGGTGAAACAAGGTGAAGGATATAGCTCCCAATTTCttagaacacaaaacaaaaactctctcCCTACCTTGAAACTTTTCTCTGTCCCATAAGTGGAAGTCCTGAGTTTTAGACCTTTCACGGACCCTACAAGACGATCTAGCCCTGTTGTAaggacctagaaggcaggaaataTGCTTTGACCTCCTCCTTTGCATATATAAAGGGTATCCTGCATATCTTTTGCATCCTCTTTCATAGGATTGCAGGATGTTCCTTGCATTAAACAGCCACTTGCTAACTGGAAAGATATGTGCTCTAGTTTTAGGGAACATGCCTTGACCAGTTCCTCCTCAACTGTCCTCTCACCCTCCAGGGCTGGGGGGTGGATAACAGGACTTTTGAATCATCATTGGAATAAACTCATTAGAACCTCTTCATAACACCATATCTGCAACTGAAGGTGGGCGAGAATGGTAAGGAAGAAAACAGATGAGTTATGTTCATCCTTAACAATCAAAGGAATTACTCTTCTAGATAGTTAGGGTGTTAGCTCATCTCTCTATTAAGTTTACATCACAAGGAGAAAACAACCAAGTCAGCAGATAACAACCCAGTATATCCAtgagcaatagagtgaggctTTGGAAGGTGCTCAGGATCAGGGAGGCTGGCGGCATAACACAAAGCTTCTGGCAGTTGGTCATGAATTCTTGGTGGATGAGGGAACCAGGCTGGGCAGGGGGCGACTAAGACACTGGGGGAGAGTCTGACTCCATGGACCAAAATCCTTAGAGAAATTCTTCCactcataaaacttttttttttttttaaacggaatctcgttctgttggccaggctagggagtacagtgtcgtgatcttggctcactgcaacctccccctctggggttcaagcgattctcctgcctccttctcctgagtagctgggactacaggtgcgagccaccatgtccagctaatttttaatttttttttttaatttttagtagagacagggcttcactatgttggttaggctggtcttgaactcctgacctcaggtgatcctcctgcctcggccttgcaaagtgctgggattacaggcatgcactgcacTCATAgaactacttttttaaaaattatttttattttttgagacaggatctcgctccatcacccaagctggagtgcagtggtgctatcttggctaactgcagcctcagcctcgcaggctcaagtgatcctccaacc contains the following coding sequences:
- the PSMD3 gene encoding 26S proteasome non-ATPase regulatory subunit 3 (The RefSeq protein has 1 substitution compared to this genomic sequence), producing the protein MKQEGSARRRGADKAKPPPGGGEQEPPPPPAPQDVEMKEEAATGGGSTGEADGKTAAAAAEHSQRELDTVTLEDIKEHVKQLEKAVSGKEPRFVLRALRMLPSTSRRLNHYVLYKAVQGFFTSNNATRDFLLPFLEEPMDTEADLQFRPRTGKAASTPLLPEVEAYLQLLMVIFMMNSKRYKEAQKISDDLMQKISTQNRRALDLVAAKCYYYHARVYEFLDKLDVVRSFLHARLRTATLRHDADGQATLLNLLLRNYLHYSLYDQAEKLVSKSVFPEQANNNEWARYLYYTGRIKAIQLEYSEARRTMTNALRKAPQHTAVGFKQTVHKLLIVVELLLGEIPDRLQFRQPSLKRSLMPYFLLTQAVRTGNLAKFNQVLDQFGEKFQADGTYTLIIRLRHNVIKTGVRMISLSYSRISLADIAQKLQLDSPEDAEFIVAKAIRDGVIEASINHEKGYVQSKEMIDIYSTREPQLAFHQRISFCLDIHNMSVKAMRFPPKSYNKDLESAEERREREQQDLEFAKEMAEDDDDSFP